Proteins co-encoded in one Quercus robur chromosome 8, dhQueRobu3.1, whole genome shotgun sequence genomic window:
- the LOC126696565 gene encoding uncharacterized protein LOC126696565 has translation MASSKVSMKLYIDRKNSRVLFVEAGKEFIDFLFNFLAPPVGTLLPHLNREVLSGLHNIYESIQNSSGAYLQPNVLKDTLLKPKVYVSGGCADPLLQLLDVEFSTPWTIFGCYEKHTYMSKDYGLNCPMCNRPMNYSYKLIGPSSKPSSGEGGYVKGTITYMVSDDLAVEPLTSIIGTLRNKFNVKDIGALDEKVVDLDMDVGLKLLKASLQSKGILTDVFLPMMKKEVKMEK, from the exons atggCGTCCTCTAAAGTGAGCATGAAGCTTTATATAGATAGAAAGAATAGCCGAGTGCTGTTTGTTGAAGCGGGCAAGGAATTCATCGACTTCCTCTTTAACTTTCTGGCACCACCAGTCGGAACTCTCCTTCCACATCTCAATCGAGAAGTATTGAGCGGCTTGCATAACATTTACGAGAGCATTCAAAATTCTAGCGGTGCTTACCTTCAACCAAACGTACTCAAAGACACTCTCCTGAAGCCCAAAGTTTACGTCTCCGGTGGTTGTGCAGACCCTCTCCTCCAATTGCTAGACGTCGAATTTTCAACACCCTGGACAATCTTTGGGTGTTATGAAAAGCACACATATATGTCCAAAGATTATGGCCTAAACTGTCCTATGTGCAACAGACCTATGAACTACTCTTATAAACTTATAGGCCCATCGTCAAAACCCTCCTCCGGGGAGGGAGGGTACGTGAAAGGGACGATTACGTACATGGTGTCGGATGATTTGGCGGTGGAACCGTTGACCTCAATTATTGGCACTCTTCGTAACAAGTTTAATGTCAAGGACATAGGGGCCCTTGACGAGAAAGTGGTTGATTTGGACATGGATGTG GGTTTGAAATTGCTCAAGGCTTCTCTGCAATCGAAGGGTATTCTAACTGATGTTTTCCTCCCAATGATGAAGAAGGAAGTCAAGATGGAGAAATAA
- the LOC126696566 gene encoding uncharacterized protein LOC126696566 has translation MASSKVSLKLLIDTKGKKVLFAETGKDFVDFLFNLLSLPVGTVIRLLTKNSMVGSLGNLYESVETLSETYLQPNQSKDAILKPKTPISASDLPLLLSADETMIGKKFYMCPNFHRNVADDPRAACPNCNCYMNTKIPYIALEKVASSDDEGGYVKGVVTYMVMDDLVVKPMSTISSIALLQKFSVKEVGALEERVVDLGMDEGLKLLKASLQSKTVLSSVFLGNMGA, from the exons ATGGCATCCTCCAAAGTGAGTTTGAAGCTCCTCATTGacacaaagggaaaaaaagtctTATTTGCAGAAACTGGAAAGGACTTTGTAGACTTCCTTTTTAACCTTCTTTCTCTGCCAGTTGGGACTGTAATTCGTCTACTGACCAAGAATAGCATGGTGGGTTCCCTAGGAAATTTGTATGAGAGCGTTGAAACTCTCAGTGAGACTTACTTGCAGCCAAACCAGAGCAAGGACGCCATACTGAAGCCCAAAACTCCTATCAGTGCTTCTGATCTCCCTCTCCTGCTTTCGGCTGATGAAACGATGATCGGAAAAAAGTTTTACATGTGCCCAAATTTCCACAGAAATGTGGCTGATGATCCACGTGCCGCTTGTCCAAATTGCAATTGCTATATGAACACTAAAATACCATATATTGCCTTGGAAAAAGTGGCGTCTTCCGATGATGAGGGTGGCTATGTGAAAGGGGTGGTGACTTATATGGTGATGGATGACTTGGTAGTGAAGCCTATGTCTACTATATCCAGTATTGCTTTGCTCCAGAAGTTTAGTGTCAAGGAAGTTGGTGCACTTGAGGAGAGGGTTGTTGATTTGGGCATGGATgag GGTTTGAAGTTGCTGAAAGCCTCATTGCAGTCCAAGACTGTTTTAAGCAGTGTTTTCCTTGGGAATATGGGAGCATAG
- the LOC126697409 gene encoding 60S ribosomal protein L23a: MAPAKADSTKKSDPKAQALKAAKAVKSGATFKKKTKKIRTSVTFHRPRTLKKARNPKYPRISAPPRNKLDHYQILKFPLTTESAMKKIEDNNTLVFIVDIRADKKKIKDAVKKMYDIQAKKVNTLIRPDGTKKAYVRLTPDYDALDVANKIGII; this comes from the exons ATGGCTCCTGCTAAAG CTGACAGCACAAAAAAGTCTGATCCAAAGGCTCAAGCCTTGAAGGCTGCCAAGGCTGTGAAGTCTGGAGCAACCTTTAAGAAGAAGACTAAGAAGATCAGGACATCTGTCACATTTCATCGGCCAAGGACATTGAAGAAGGCAAGGAACCCCAAGTATCCTCGCATCAGTGCTCCACCTAGAAATAAGTTGGACCATTATCAGATTCTCAAGTTTCCATTGACTACCGAGTCTGCAATGAAGAAGATTGAAGACAACAACACCCTGGTTTTCATTGTTGACATCCGTGCTGACAAGAAGAAGATCAAGGATGCTGTGAAGAAGATGTATGATATTCAGGCCAAGAAAGTGAACACTTTGATCAG GCCCGATGGAACTAAGAAGGCGTATGTTAGGTTGACACCAGACTATGATGCCTTGGACGTGGCAAACAAGATTGGCATCATCTAA
- the LOC126697416 gene encoding psbP-like protein 1, chloroplastic isoform X2: protein MVSLQNSPSVHRTSLFLNSFPQKHSTLPCCRRAGISFLIKAEQAASSSTGSLSQDRPGRRQVLAIGAVAPGVFLVNQNSKSFAAETKKGYLSVTDKKDGYSFVYPFGWQEVVVEGQDKVFKDVIEPLETVSVNVIPTSKQDIRELGSAQEIAETLITKVLAPPSQKTKLIEAAEHDVDGKAYYTFEFIAKAPNYTRHALSTVSIGNGKFYTLTTGANERRWEKMKDKLHTIVDSFQLFNV, encoded by the exons ATGGTGTCTCTGCAAAACTCACCCTCAGTCCACAGAACATCATTGTTCCTCAACTCTTTCCCTCAG AAGCACAGCACGTTACCTTGTTGTAGAAGAGCTGGcatttcttttctcattaaagCTGAACAAGCAGCTAGTTCCTCAACTGGGTCTCTTTCTCAAG ATAGACCCGGGAGACGCCAAGTGCTAGCTATTGGGGCAGTTGCCCCTGGGGTTTTTCTGGTCAATCAAAATTCCAAATCCT TTGCTGCAGAAACTAAGAAGGGATATTTGTCAGTCACGGACAAGAAAGATGGATACTCTTTTGTTTATCCATTTGGGTGGCAG GAAGTAGTGGTTGAAGGTCAAGACAAGGTTTTTAAAGATGTCATTGAACCATTAGAAACTGTTAGTGTGAATGTGATCCCAACAAGCAAACAGGACATTCGAGAACTTGGGTCAGCACAAGAG ATTGCCGAAACATTGATCACAAAGGTCTTGGCCCCTCCTTCCCAAAAAACAAAGCTAATTGAGGCAGCAGAG CATGACGTTGATGGGAAAGCATATTACACATTTGAGTTCATTGCTAAGGCTCCAAACTACACTCGCCATGCTCTCAGCACAGTCTCCATAGGCAATG GTAAGTTCTACACTTTGACTACAGGGGCCAATGAGAGGAGGTGGGAGAAGATGAAAGACAAATTGCACACGATCGTTGACTCCTTCCAACTTTTCAATGTTTGA
- the LOC126697416 gene encoding psbP-like protein 1, chloroplastic isoform X1 — protein sequence MVSLQNSPSVHRTSLFLNSFPQSQKHSTLPCCRRAGISFLIKAEQAASSSTGSLSQDRPGRRQVLAIGAVAPGVFLVNQNSKSFAAETKKGYLSVTDKKDGYSFVYPFGWQEVVVEGQDKVFKDVIEPLETVSVNVIPTSKQDIRELGSAQEIAETLITKVLAPPSQKTKLIEAAEHDVDGKAYYTFEFIAKAPNYTRHALSTVSIGNGKFYTLTTGANERRWEKMKDKLHTIVDSFQLFNV from the exons ATGGTGTCTCTGCAAAACTCACCCTCAGTCCACAGAACATCATTGTTCCTCAACTCTTTCCCTCAG TCACAGAAGCACAGCACGTTACCTTGTTGTAGAAGAGCTGGcatttcttttctcattaaagCTGAACAAGCAGCTAGTTCCTCAACTGGGTCTCTTTCTCAAG ATAGACCCGGGAGACGCCAAGTGCTAGCTATTGGGGCAGTTGCCCCTGGGGTTTTTCTGGTCAATCAAAATTCCAAATCCT TTGCTGCAGAAACTAAGAAGGGATATTTGTCAGTCACGGACAAGAAAGATGGATACTCTTTTGTTTATCCATTTGGGTGGCAG GAAGTAGTGGTTGAAGGTCAAGACAAGGTTTTTAAAGATGTCATTGAACCATTAGAAACTGTTAGTGTGAATGTGATCCCAACAAGCAAACAGGACATTCGAGAACTTGGGTCAGCACAAGAG ATTGCCGAAACATTGATCACAAAGGTCTTGGCCCCTCCTTCCCAAAAAACAAAGCTAATTGAGGCAGCAGAG CATGACGTTGATGGGAAAGCATATTACACATTTGAGTTCATTGCTAAGGCTCCAAACTACACTCGCCATGCTCTCAGCACAGTCTCCATAGGCAATG GTAAGTTCTACACTTTGACTACAGGGGCCAATGAGAGGAGGTGGGAGAAGATGAAAGACAAATTGCACACGATCGTTGACTCCTTCCAACTTTTCAATGTTTGA